TGCCAGCACATCACCCAGAGCCAGCTTCAGACCGAGCAGGACGATCCCGATCCGCATCAGCCGCTTGGCTGCCAGGGTGAGTCCCGGACGGCACAGGCCCGTGACGCCGGTGCGTATCCACGGGGTGTGCGCCGCGGCGATGCCCAGCACGACCGCGGCGGTGAGCATCGGCACGGCAGGCAGCGCGAGGTGGACGAGCCAGGCCGCGCACACGCCGGCGGCTGCCAGCCCGAGTCCTGGGGCGAGCCTGCGGACGGATCCTGGGACGGATCCCCATGCCGTCCGCGCGACGGACCGCGGAGCGGCCCCCCGTCCTTGGGCGGGCTCCGTGACGGCCGTCACCGGTCTGCCGGGAGGTCGTACACACGCCGGACGCTGCTGCCCAGGCGGGAGACGTCGGCTCCGTAGACATGCAAGGAAATCGCCTTGCACGTGCCGGAGTTGCGGACGAGGTGGATGTCGCCGGGCGGGGTGAAAGCGGCGACCGCGCCCTGCGGGCCGACCACATCCTCGGTGGCGACCAGCCGCGCCGTGGTGTCGCCCGGGACCAGGCGGTAACGGCGCTCGGACTCCTCGCCCTGGTGAACACCGGTGACGCCCCAGGAGACATGGTCGTGGATCGGGGTGCTCTGGCCGGGCAGCCAGACCAGGGCCACCAGCGAGAAGCTGCCGTCATGCTCGGCGTGCAGCACATGCTGCCGATAGCGGTCCGGATACCCCTCGTGGTGTTCGGGGAGGAGCAGATCGGGCCGACCCAGACAGGGCGCCAGCCGCTGGGCCACGAGTTGCGCGGTGTGCTCGGGTGCCAGCCCCCGCTGGACGGTTTGGCGTATTCCTGCCACGAGCTCGCGCAGGGGCTCGGTGATCCGGGATGGTGGAGCTGTGACGGCGGCCGTGTTCGCAGGGGTCATGGACGCAGCGTCCGCCTGGCGCGCCTCTCACGTCCAAGGAGAGTTGATTGCCGTGTCCCAAGGAATCGCTTATGGATGCGGCGTTGGTCGTTCAGCAGCCGGTCCTTGCCTCCGACACGGCCTTGAGCTGGTCGAGCACCAGGGCTGTGGCGGGGATCCGCATATGGTCCCGGAGCACGTAGGCGGAGATCTGACGACGGGTGTGGGGCTCCACGATCCGCCCGGTGACCTTCTCGTGGCAGAGGAACGACAGCACCAGCGCGGGGACCACCGCGATGCCCACCCCGGCGGCCACCAGACTCTGCAACACCAGGTTGTCATCCGTGGTGCAGGCGATGTCCGGGGTGAACCCTTCCTCGGCGCAGGACTGCAGGAAATGCGCGCGGCAGCGCAGGCATCCCGCGATCCAACGCTCATGCGCCAGATCGGACAGCCGCACGTTCCGGCGCCGGGCGAGCGGGTGCCCCGTGGGCAGAAGGACGGTGAGGGGGTCCTCGAGAAGCGGGATTTCGGCGAGTTCCTCCGGGATCTCGGCCGGCTGGCCCGGATAGCTGAAGGCCAGACTGATGTCGCACTCACCCTGAGCCACCAACCGGAGCGACTCGGGTGGTTCGTTCTCCACCAGTTCCACCCGTATCCCCGGGTGTTCGGCGGTCAGCCGGGCCATGACCTCCGGAAGGACGGTCGCGCCCGCGCTGGGGAAGGCGCAAACCGTCACCCGCCCGGACCGTAGCCTTGCGATGGCGTCTATCTGCTGCTGGGCCGCCGAGAGGCTGCCGAGTATCGTTCCTGCGTGCCGTCTCAGCGCCTCCCCTGCCTCGGTTAGCCTGAGGCCCCTTCCGACCCGGGTGAACAGGGGGGTGCCGACATCCCGTTCGAGCGCCTTCATCTGCTGGCTGACGGCCGGCTGGGTGTAGCCGAGCGCACGCGCAGCCGCCGAATAGGAGCCGCTCCTCACCACCTCGTGGAAGGTCTTGATGTACCGGGAGTCGAACACGATGAAAGCATAAGCGGAAATTGGGGTGCCCAAAGAAGGCGGTGTCTGCCGTTTGCGCCGCTCCTGCGGCCGAAACCGGTGGGTCTCACCGGGCGCGGGGCCCGGCTCCCCGGAAGTGGACGTGCCGGTGAGCAGCACCGGTGACCACCGCCGAGGAGCGGGCTGCGGCGAGGTGCGCCACGTCCCCGTCCACAGTCTCCACGGGGGCTCGCGCGTCAGGCTCCGAGGTTGAAGGTGGCCGGGTCGGGGCCCAGCCGGCGGTCCTCACCGAGCGCCGCGAAGGCGGCGAGGTCGTCCGCATCCAGCTCGAAGTCGAAGACGTCGATGTTCTCCCGGATCCGGGATGGCGTCACGGACTTGGGGATCACCACATTGCCCGTCTGGAGGTGCCAGCGCAGTACGGCCTGAGCGGGGGAGCGCCCGTGCTTGCGGGCGATCGCGACAACCGTGGGCACCTCGAGCAGGCCGCGTCCCTGCCCCAGCGGGGACCATGCTTCGGTGGCGATGCCGTGCCGGGAGTGCAGGGCGCGGGACTCCTCCTGCTGGAGCTGGGGATGCAGCTCGATCTGGTTGACGGCAGGCACGACCGAAGTCTCGTCAAGGAGCCGCTCCAGATGCCCGGGGAGGAAGTTGGACACCCCGATCGCCTTGGTGCGCCCCTCCGCGAGGAGCGTTTCGAAGGCTTTGTAGGTGTCCACATACTCATCCCTGGCCGGTACCGGCCAGTGGATCAGATACAGGTCGATGTAGTCGAGGCCCAACCGTTCCAAGGAGGCGTCGAAAGCACGGAGGGTCGCGTCGTAGCCCTGGTCGCTGTTCCAGAGTTTCGTGGTGATGAAGAGTTCTTCGCGGGGGATCCCCGAGTCGGCGAGTGCTCGGCCGGTGCCCTTCTCGTTCTCGTAGACGGCTGCCGTGTCGATGCTTCGGTAGCCCGCGTCCAGGGCCGTGGCGACGCTCTTGGTCGCCTCGTCGTCAGGGATCTGCCAGACGCCGAAGCCGAGCTGCGGCATCCGCACGCCGTTGTTCAGGGTGAGGGAGGGGACGTTGTTCACGAGCAGTCGATCCTTACCTTCGTCTCTGCCTGATGCAGGCACAACGAACAACCGGACGGTGGCATTCCGACTCCATGGAATCGGTGGTGCCGGCGGCTTCCCAGGTGCCCGGTCTCAGCGGTAGAGAGCGTCCACCTCTTCCGCGTAGGCGACCTCGATCGCCTTGCGCTTCAGTTTCAGCGAGGGGGTGAGCAGACCGTGCTCCTCACTGAACGGATGCGCCAGTATCCGGAACGTCCTGATGGACTCCGCCTGCGAAACCAAGGTGTTGGCGGCCACCACCGCACGCCGGATCTCCATCTCCAGATCGGGGTCGCGCACGAGTTCGGCGGGTGGCAGAGGGGCCCTGTT
This DNA window, taken from Streptomyces sp. SCSIO 30461, encodes the following:
- a CDS encoding cysteine dioxygenase family protein, with protein sequence MTPANTAAVTAPPSRITEPLRELVAGIRQTVQRGLAPEHTAQLVAQRLAPCLGRPDLLLPEHHEGYPDRYRQHVLHAEHDGSFSLVALVWLPGQSTPIHDHVSWGVTGVHQGEESERRYRLVPGDTTARLVATEDVVGPQGAVAAFTPPGDIHLVRNSGTCKAISLHVYGADVSRLGSSVRRVYDLPADR
- a CDS encoding LysR family transcriptional regulator — its product is MFDSRYIKTFHEVVRSGSYSAAARALGYTQPAVSQQMKALERDVGTPLFTRVGRGLRLTEAGEALRRHAGTILGSLSAAQQQIDAIARLRSGRVTVCAFPSAGATVLPEVMARLTAEHPGIRVELVENEPPESLRLVAQGECDISLAFSYPGQPAEIPEELAEIPLLEDPLTVLLPTGHPLARRRNVRLSDLAHERWIAGCLRCRAHFLQSCAEEGFTPDIACTTDDNLVLQSLVAAGVGIAVVPALVLSFLCHEKVTGRIVEPHTRRQISAYVLRDHMRIPATALVLDQLKAVSEARTGC
- a CDS encoding aldo/keto reductase; this encodes MNNVPSLTLNNGVRMPQLGFGVWQIPDDEATKSVATALDAGYRSIDTAAVYENEKGTGRALADSGIPREELFITTKLWNSDQGYDATLRAFDASLERLGLDYIDLYLIHWPVPARDEYVDTYKAFETLLAEGRTKAIGVSNFLPGHLERLLDETSVVPAVNQIELHPQLQQEESRALHSRHGIATEAWSPLGQGRGLLEVPTVVAIARKHGRSPAQAVLRWHLQTGNVVIPKSVTPSRIRENIDVFDFELDADDLAAFAALGEDRRLGPDPATFNLGA